A single region of the Streptomyces sp. NBC_00425 genome encodes:
- a CDS encoding alcohol dehydrogenase catalytic domain-containing protein — MATMLALRAHQGAEALVLDELPVPEPGPLDVVVKVASAGLAPGIMRLLRMGALKHLPTTLGHEAAGVVSAVGRDVTGHAVGDRVRVHPLLNCRECDYCRTGRDMMCAQQAMLGHAAFGAAPMPLYEQYHDGGLAEYVRVPHWLIDSLPDSVSFDVAAKVQDLANAVRALKCADLPERATLVVTAATGTMGTATVKLAEHFGVARLVLVGRDTERLQRVAGLAGGIPAGIVALDELPEDWSTDGTLTRRLRRLAPAGAHAVIDFIPDGPALGQTMAGMATGGTLVHMGGNSTPLSLPPIALMMHCWRFVATRACTRQDTTDVLRLLETGTLTADELITHRFPLTEALKAMDAIEQRADDPMWMTVINP; from the coding sequence ATGGCCACGATGCTTGCCCTGCGAGCGCACCAGGGCGCCGAAGCGCTCGTCCTGGACGAGCTGCCCGTCCCCGAGCCTGGTCCGCTCGACGTGGTCGTGAAAGTCGCCTCCGCCGGCCTGGCCCCGGGGATCATGCGCCTGCTGCGGATGGGAGCGCTGAAGCACCTGCCCACCACCCTCGGCCACGAGGCCGCAGGAGTCGTCTCCGCCGTCGGCCGCGATGTCACGGGCCACGCGGTCGGCGACCGGGTGCGGGTCCACCCCCTGCTGAACTGCCGTGAGTGCGACTACTGCCGTACCGGCCGGGACATGATGTGCGCCCAGCAGGCCATGCTCGGCCATGCCGCCTTCGGCGCTGCTCCGATGCCCCTGTACGAGCAGTACCACGACGGCGGACTCGCGGAATACGTCCGTGTTCCGCACTGGCTGATCGATTCCCTGCCGGACTCCGTCAGCTTCGACGTCGCGGCCAAGGTCCAGGATCTGGCCAACGCCGTGCGCGCACTCAAGTGCGCCGACCTTCCGGAACGGGCCACTCTCGTGGTCACCGCCGCGACCGGCACCATGGGAACCGCGACGGTCAAACTCGCGGAGCACTTCGGAGTCGCCCGTCTTGTCCTCGTAGGCCGTGACACAGAGCGCCTCCAGCGCGTCGCGGGGCTCGCCGGCGGCATACCGGCCGGCATCGTCGCACTCGACGAACTCCCTGAGGACTGGTCGACCGACGGCACTCTCACCCGCAGGCTGCGCCGGCTGGCACCGGCCGGAGCCCACGCCGTCATCGACTTCATCCCGGACGGTCCCGCCCTCGGCCAGACCATGGCCGGCATGGCCACCGGCGGCACACTCGTGCACATGGGCGGCAACTCCACCCCGCTGTCGCTGCCCCCTATCGCCCTGATGATGCACTGCTGGCGCTTCGTCGCCACTCGTGCGTGCACCCGCCAGGACACGACGGATGTCCTTCGGCTGCTCGAGACGGGCACCCTCACCGCCGACGAGCTCATCACCCATCGGTTCCCGCTCACCGAAGCGCTCAAGGCCATGGACGCCATAGAGCAACGTGCCGACGACCCGATGTGGATGACCGTGATCAACCCCTGA
- a CDS encoding fumarylacetoacetate hydrolase family protein, whose translation MKLATIRVNGTTRAVRIDEDKAVDLGDSDLAVFLRHGDWATRAADADGETYEGPLDYAPVVVAPEKVVCVGLNYRTHILEMGRELPSHPTLFSKFARVLVGAYDDVTLPAASTQMDWEAELGVVIGAEVRHADTEQARAAIAGYTVLNDVTARDWQYRTTQWDQGKNFEATTPIGPWLVTADDPTVSAQGLNLTCEVDGDTVQKADTGDLVFDPAALIAYLSEIVTLVPGDVIATGTPGGVGHARKPARYLQDGTLLVTRIEGIGETRNTCRRETR comes from the coding sequence GTGAAGCTCGCCACCATCCGCGTCAACGGCACCACGCGCGCCGTCCGCATCGATGAAGACAAGGCGGTGGACCTGGGCGACAGCGACCTGGCGGTCTTCCTGCGCCACGGTGACTGGGCGACGCGTGCCGCGGACGCCGACGGTGAGACGTACGAAGGCCCACTGGACTACGCCCCCGTGGTCGTCGCCCCGGAGAAGGTCGTGTGCGTCGGTCTCAACTACCGCACCCACATTCTGGAGATGGGCCGCGAACTCCCCTCGCACCCCACGCTGTTCTCCAAGTTCGCGCGGGTGCTGGTCGGCGCGTACGACGACGTGACCCTGCCCGCCGCGTCCACGCAGATGGACTGGGAGGCCGAGCTCGGCGTCGTCATCGGTGCCGAGGTCCGGCACGCCGACACGGAGCAGGCGCGGGCCGCGATCGCCGGGTACACCGTGCTCAACGATGTCACCGCCCGCGATTGGCAGTACCGCACCACCCAGTGGGACCAGGGCAAGAACTTCGAGGCCACCACACCCATCGGACCGTGGCTGGTGACCGCCGACGACCCCACGGTCTCCGCACAGGGCCTGAACCTGACGTGTGAGGTCGACGGCGACACGGTCCAGAAGGCCGACACCGGTGACCTCGTCTTCGACCCGGCCGCACTGATCGCGTACCTGTCCGAGATCGTCACCCTCGTGCCCGGCGACGTGATCGCCACCGGCACTCCGGGCGGGGTCGGCCACGCCCGCAAGCCCGCCCGCTATCTGCAGGACGGAACACTCCTCGTCACCCGGATCGAGGGAATCGGCGAGACCCGCAACACCTGCCGTCGGGAGACGCGGTGA
- a CDS encoding FAD-dependent monooxygenase, translating into MSGPTLAQEGRSSMSDQHEGAASRRVLIVGAGPVGLALATELGWRGVPVTVIDQGDGHVPFPAGEAIFSRTMEHLRRWGCAEEARTESAPPPDYPHRTVFATSATGRVLTDFDYGVTNRSPGVYTPLTPEGPAFLSKFSFVPLLARTAGELPGVEIRYGTRLETMEQDLEGVLAVVRDVASGVTETLAGAYLVACDGGRSGIRRALGIEFEGMFAQGHNFAVHFRAPQLLDLLRERLGGPAVQIHTLSSARRPYITVVNGVDEWRLSVYLDEEPDPDDAVAWIREAAGAPIDVEILAAQPWSGHCVVARTYRAGRVFLAGDAAHLLWPKGGFGANTGIGDAVDLGWKLAATLHGWGGPALLDSYEQERRPIAVRNVTEASSNWRADAQLVPDPALDRMDAEGERLRRELGEEIRRSRAKEFRCTGVQLGYRYSGSPICVPDGSPEPPDEPDEYVPSTWPGCRAPHVWLPDGSSVLDHFGRGFTLVVSGSADPTPVVQAARGCGVPLTVLRLADRAAVELYERPLVLVRPDGHVGWRGRQAPADPTAVLDVLRGATLPPRDAEAEAVGAGRAVSAGVGPHLV; encoded by the coding sequence ATGAGTGGTCCGACCCTTGCTCAGGAAGGCAGATCTTCAATGTCTGACCAGCACGAAGGAGCCGCATCCCGGCGCGTCCTGATCGTGGGAGCAGGGCCTGTGGGCCTCGCCCTCGCGACCGAGTTGGGGTGGCGTGGTGTACCGGTCACCGTGATCGATCAGGGTGACGGCCATGTGCCCTTTCCAGCAGGTGAAGCGATCTTTTCGCGCACCATGGAACATCTGCGCCGCTGGGGGTGCGCGGAAGAGGCACGCACGGAGTCGGCACCGCCCCCGGACTACCCGCACCGTACGGTGTTCGCCACCTCCGCCACGGGGCGCGTCCTCACCGACTTCGACTACGGGGTCACCAACCGGTCTCCGGGCGTGTACACCCCGCTGACGCCGGAGGGCCCCGCGTTCCTGTCCAAGTTCTCCTTCGTGCCGCTGCTCGCGCGCACCGCCGGCGAACTGCCGGGAGTCGAGATCAGGTACGGCACCCGCCTGGAGACGATGGAGCAGGACTTGGAGGGTGTCCTGGCCGTGGTGCGCGACGTGGCGAGCGGTGTCACCGAGACGCTGGCCGGCGCGTACCTGGTGGCCTGCGACGGAGGCCGCAGCGGCATCCGTCGGGCGCTCGGCATCGAGTTCGAGGGCATGTTCGCCCAGGGTCACAACTTCGCCGTGCACTTCCGTGCGCCACAGCTACTGGACCTGCTGCGGGAACGGCTGGGCGGCCCCGCGGTCCAGATCCACACCCTGTCGTCGGCACGCAGGCCGTACATCACGGTCGTCAACGGCGTGGACGAGTGGCGGCTCTCGGTCTACCTGGACGAGGAGCCCGACCCCGACGACGCGGTCGCCTGGATACGCGAGGCCGCCGGTGCGCCGATCGACGTGGAGATCCTCGCGGCGCAGCCCTGGAGCGGACACTGCGTCGTGGCCCGCACCTACCGTGCGGGGCGGGTGTTCCTCGCGGGCGACGCGGCGCATCTGCTGTGGCCCAAGGGGGGCTTCGGAGCCAACACCGGGATCGGTGACGCCGTGGACCTCGGCTGGAAGCTCGCCGCGACACTCCACGGATGGGGAGGCCCGGCGCTCCTGGACAGCTACGAGCAGGAGCGGCGGCCGATCGCCGTCCGCAACGTCACCGAAGCCTCCAGCAACTGGAGGGCCGACGCGCAGCTCGTGCCCGATCCGGCGCTCGACCGCATGGACGCGGAAGGCGAACGGCTGCGCCGTGAGCTGGGCGAGGAGATCCGCCGGTCCCGGGCCAAGGAGTTCCGCTGCACGGGCGTCCAGCTCGGATACCGCTACAGCGGCTCCCCGATCTGCGTGCCGGACGGCAGTCCGGAGCCGCCCGACGAGCCGGACGAGTACGTGCCGTCGACGTGGCCCGGTTGCCGCGCACCGCACGTCTGGCTGCCCGACGGCAGTTCGGTGCTCGACCACTTCGGGCGCGGGTTCACGCTCGTGGTCTCGGGTTCCGCGGACCCGACGCCTGTGGTGCAGGCCGCGCGCGGGTGTGGTGTGCCGTTGACGGTGCTGCGCCTAGCCGACCGGGCCGCCGTGGAGCTGTACGAGCGGCCGCTGGTGCTCGTCCGCCCGGACGGTCACGTCGGCTGGCGGGGCCGGCAGGCTCCCGCGGATCCCACCGCCGTGCTCGACGTGCTGCGCGGGGCGACGCTTCCGCCCCGGGACGCGGAAGCGGAAGCGGTCGGTGCGGGGCGGGCGGTGTCAGCGGGAGTCGGGCCTCACCTCGTCTGA
- a CDS encoding IclR family transcriptional regulator, giving the protein MENSSSPSPSPSYPVSAAGNALRVVRLLHELDELRVMDVADRLGVARSTAHRILAMLVFEGFAVQDRHKVYRPGPALQAIRGSQAPPPPDLITIAHPHLQRLADAVRETTHLMVLEGNGSRFLDGVEGSQALRVSYRTGTLLPAHVTSGGKALLAALPTDRLRALYPNGLPEDRARAPKDFESLMKELVSVRRHGYALNFQESERGVHAVGACVRDRTGVAVAAVVVAAPSVRCTRARLAELSEPLLATAREIGQGL; this is encoded by the coding sequence ATGGAGAATTCAAGCAGCCCCTCGCCGAGCCCCTCGTATCCGGTGAGCGCCGCCGGCAACGCCCTGCGCGTCGTCCGGCTGCTGCACGAGCTCGACGAGCTTCGGGTGATGGACGTCGCCGACCGGCTCGGCGTCGCGCGCTCGACCGCGCACCGGATCCTCGCGATGCTCGTCTTCGAGGGATTCGCCGTGCAGGACCGCCACAAGGTGTACCGGCCGGGGCCGGCTCTGCAGGCGATCAGGGGAAGCCAGGCGCCCCCTCCTCCGGACCTGATCACCATCGCCCATCCCCACCTGCAACGGCTGGCGGACGCCGTCCGGGAGACGACCCACCTGATGGTGCTCGAGGGCAACGGCAGCCGCTTCCTCGACGGCGTGGAAGGCTCACAGGCGCTGCGCGTCAGCTACCGCACCGGCACACTCCTGCCCGCCCACGTGACCTCGGGCGGCAAGGCCCTGCTCGCCGCACTGCCGACTGACCGGCTCCGGGCTCTCTACCCCAACGGGCTCCCCGAGGACCGGGCCAGAGCTCCCAAGGACTTCGAGAGCCTGATGAAGGAGCTGGTGTCCGTGCGCCGCCACGGCTACGCCCTCAATTTTCAGGAGAGCGAGCGCGGAGTGCACGCCGTCGGCGCGTGCGTGCGCGACCGTACGGGCGTCGCCGTAGCAGCCGTGGTCGTGGCGGCTCCGTCCGTCCGCTGCACCCGCGCACGGCTCGCCGAACTGTCCGAACCCCTGCTCGCGACAGCGCGGGAGATCGGTCAGGGTCTGTGA
- a CDS encoding maleylpyruvate isomerase family mycothiol-dependent enzyme: MSERPAAMLGRVTKGTAAFEAAVHRLTDPGFTRPSYLPGWSRAHVVAHVARNADALVNLLTWARTGVETPMYASGDQRAREIEEGARQPAEKLRAELLAADGRLAGELAALPDECWAATVRTARGREVPASQVPWMRVREVWVHTVDMDMGASFDDVPHDVCVALVDDVAASFQGRPDCPSVRLQSEDGAHTWLLGDSVDVEPVVVSGGLPSLAAYVTGRPVPGPLYPTGGGFLPKLPAWL; the protein is encoded by the coding sequence GTGAGCGAACGCCCGGCCGCGATGCTGGGGCGAGTGACCAAGGGCACGGCGGCCTTCGAAGCCGCCGTGCACCGGCTGACCGACCCAGGATTCACCAGGCCTTCGTATCTGCCGGGCTGGAGCCGCGCCCACGTGGTCGCCCACGTCGCCCGTAACGCCGATGCACTCGTCAACCTGCTGACCTGGGCGCGTACCGGTGTCGAGACGCCCATGTACGCAAGCGGCGACCAGCGTGCGCGGGAGATAGAGGAGGGTGCCCGGCAGCCGGCCGAAAAGCTGCGTGCCGAGCTGCTCGCGGCCGACGGCCGTCTCGCCGGGGAGCTCGCCGCCCTGCCCGACGAGTGCTGGGCGGCGACCGTGCGCACCGCGCGAGGCCGTGAGGTGCCCGCCTCTCAGGTGCCCTGGATGCGGGTGCGGGAGGTATGGGTCCACACCGTCGACATGGACATGGGCGCCAGCTTCGACGATGTCCCGCACGATGTGTGCGTGGCCCTGGTCGACGACGTGGCCGCATCCTTCCAGGGTCGACCGGACTGCCCCTCCGTCCGGCTGCAGTCCGAGGACGGCGCTCACACCTGGCTGCTGGGCGACTCGGTCGACGTCGAGCCGGTCGTGGTCAGTGGTGGTCTGCCCAGCCTGGCCGCCTACGTGACCGGGCGCCCCGTGCCCGGTCCCTTGTACCCGACCGGCGGGGGATTCCTGCCGAAGCTGCCCGCGTGGCTGTGA
- a CDS encoding quinone oxidoreductase family protein produces the protein MEQTMMAVRLFEHGGPEVLKYIEAPIPDIGPDDVLLRVHATAVNSWDLRYRSGNLPQPLPGRPAWPLPFQLGRDAAGEIVATGENVTRWRTGDRAVQLPHPPCRNCALCVRGLENLCVDTAYPGHQVFGGYAQYVARRQDAVLPIPDGVDYETAAATMWTYTTPLNCARQAPVGPGDTVVITGASGGMAIACAQLAKLSGATVIGTTTKPDRDEALGRLGYDHIVHSTDPRMPAQIRELTHGLGADAVWDCVGGNDFFQLSLACTRLGGTVIVLGTPTDQGSRLELDALALIGQQVKIASVRGATLRDQQLCLELLADKKITPIIDRAYPLEEAAEAHTYLESQRQTGKVILLP, from the coding sequence GTGGAACAGACCATGATGGCGGTCCGCCTGTTCGAACATGGCGGGCCCGAGGTGCTCAAGTACATCGAGGCACCGATCCCCGACATCGGCCCCGACGACGTCTTGTTGCGCGTGCACGCCACGGCCGTCAACAGCTGGGACCTGCGCTACCGCTCGGGCAACCTGCCGCAGCCTCTCCCGGGACGGCCGGCCTGGCCCCTGCCGTTCCAGCTCGGCCGTGACGCGGCCGGTGAGATCGTCGCCACCGGCGAGAACGTCACCCGCTGGCGCACCGGCGACAGGGCGGTCCAGCTTCCGCACCCGCCATGCCGCAACTGCGCCCTGTGCGTACGCGGACTCGAAAACCTGTGTGTCGACACCGCCTATCCCGGACACCAGGTCTTCGGCGGATACGCCCAGTACGTCGCGCGTCGCCAGGACGCCGTCCTGCCCATCCCCGACGGCGTCGACTACGAGACGGCCGCGGCCACCATGTGGACCTACACCACCCCGCTCAACTGCGCCCGGCAAGCGCCCGTCGGCCCCGGCGACACGGTGGTCATCACCGGCGCCAGCGGCGGAATGGCGATCGCCTGCGCACAACTGGCCAAGCTGAGCGGGGCCACCGTCATCGGCACCACAACGAAGCCGGACCGCGACGAAGCACTCGGCAGGCTCGGCTACGACCACATCGTGCACTCCACCGACCCCCGGATGCCGGCACAGATACGCGAGCTGACCCACGGCCTGGGCGCCGACGCCGTCTGGGACTGCGTCGGCGGCAACGACTTCTTCCAGCTCTCCCTTGCCTGCACACGCCTCGGCGGCACGGTCATCGTCCTTGGCACACCGACCGACCAGGGATCCCGCCTCGAACTGGACGCACTCGCCCTCATCGGCCAACAGGTCAAGATCGCCAGCGTGCGCGGTGCCACTCTGCGCGACCAACAACTGTGCCTGGAACTGCTGGCAGACAAGAAGATCACCCCGATCATCGACCGCGCCTACCCCCTCGAAGAAGCAGCCGAAGCCCACACCTACCTCGAAAGCCAACGACAGACCGGCAAAGTCATCCTCCTGCCCTGA
- a CDS encoding cupin domain-containing protein — MTDTTSEQTERKLLDELYADFEDAGLIPLWTQVDGLMPMVPQPAAVPHLWRWAELLPIAQRSGELVPVGRGGERRAMALSNPGLPGLPYATPTLWTAIQYLGPREVAPSHRHSQGAFRFVVEGEGVWTNVDGDAVAMRRGDLLLTPSWAFHEHQNVTDEPMAWLDGLDIPLVSELDAGFFEFGPDELSTRETPERSRGQRLWGHPGLRPISRPDQPNSPLNAYRWEHTDAALTAQLELEDEGVPGVLEPGHAGVRFSNPTTGKDALVTMRTEMRRLRAGARTTPVRTTGSAVWQVFEGEAVAQVGDKVFEIAKGDLFVVPSWCEVSLSARTQVDLFRFSDEPVYEALGLARTSRGEHK, encoded by the coding sequence ATGACCGACACCACCAGCGAACAGACCGAGCGCAAGCTGCTCGACGAGCTCTACGCGGATTTCGAGGACGCGGGCCTGATCCCGCTGTGGACCCAGGTGGACGGCCTCATGCCGATGGTGCCGCAGCCAGCCGCGGTGCCGCACCTGTGGCGGTGGGCGGAGCTGCTGCCCATCGCACAGCGCTCCGGAGAGCTCGTGCCGGTGGGGCGTGGCGGCGAGCGCCGCGCCATGGCCCTGTCCAACCCCGGTCTTCCGGGCCTGCCTTACGCCACCCCGACGCTGTGGACCGCGATCCAGTACCTGGGACCGCGCGAGGTCGCGCCCTCGCACCGGCACAGCCAGGGCGCCTTCCGGTTCGTGGTCGAAGGCGAGGGCGTGTGGACCAACGTCGACGGGGACGCGGTGGCGATGCGACGGGGTGACCTGCTGCTCACGCCGAGCTGGGCCTTCCACGAGCACCAGAACGTCACCGATGAGCCGATGGCCTGGCTCGACGGCCTGGACATCCCGCTCGTCTCCGAGCTGGACGCCGGCTTCTTCGAATTCGGCCCCGACGAGCTCTCCACCCGTGAAACCCCCGAGCGCTCGCGCGGCCAGCGACTGTGGGGCCACCCCGGACTGCGCCCGATCAGCCGGCCTGACCAGCCCAACTCCCCGCTGAACGCGTACCGCTGGGAGCACACCGATGCCGCTCTGACCGCCCAGCTGGAACTGGAGGACGAGGGCGTCCCCGGCGTGCTCGAGCCCGGGCACGCCGGAGTCCGCTTCTCGAACCCCACCACCGGCAAGGACGCCCTGGTCACGATGCGCACCGAGATGCGCCGTCTGAGGGCCGGCGCCCGGACCACCCCGGTGCGCACAACCGGCTCCGCGGTCTGGCAGGTGTTCGAGGGCGAGGCGGTCGCCCAGGTCGGCGACAAGGTCTTCGAGATCGCCAAGGGCGACCTGTTCGTCGTCCCCTCCTGGTGCGAGGTCTCGCTGTCCGCCCGCACCCAGGTCGACCTCTTCCGCTTCAGCGACGAGCCCGTCTACGAGGCCCTCGGTCTCGCCCGTACCTCCCGAGGAGAACACAAGTGA
- a CDS encoding response regulator, with the protein MTTVLIVDDQPLQRYGFHLLLGSVPETDVVGEAAHGAEAVRKTAELRPDVVLMDVRMPGMDGIEATRRIVAAGGRSHVLVLTTFDLDEYVHAALRAGASGFLLKDARPEELLAGIRAVAVGDAVIAPALTRRLLEEYAQYVPSHRTDPAEDPRLTSLTDREREILVAVGKGWTNGEIATRFVLSESTVKTHVGRVLAKIGARDRIQAVIFAYDHGLARPTAD; encoded by the coding sequence ATGACCACCGTGCTCATCGTGGACGACCAGCCGCTGCAACGCTACGGCTTCCACCTGCTCCTGGGCTCCGTCCCCGAGACCGATGTCGTCGGTGAGGCCGCCCACGGCGCCGAGGCCGTCCGCAAGACGGCCGAACTGCGTCCGGACGTCGTCCTGATGGACGTCCGCATGCCCGGCATGGACGGCATCGAGGCCACCCGCCGCATCGTCGCCGCCGGCGGCCGCTCGCACGTCCTCGTGCTCACGACGTTCGACCTCGACGAGTACGTCCACGCCGCCCTGCGGGCCGGCGCGAGCGGGTTCCTGCTCAAGGACGCGCGTCCCGAGGAGCTCCTCGCCGGGATCCGCGCGGTCGCCGTCGGCGACGCGGTCATCGCGCCCGCTCTCACCCGCCGCCTCCTTGAGGAGTACGCCCAGTACGTCCCCTCCCACAGAACCGACCCGGCCGAGGACCCGAGGCTCACCTCCCTGACCGACCGTGAACGCGAGATCCTCGTGGCCGTCGGCAAAGGCTGGACCAACGGGGAGATCGCCACGCGGTTCGTGCTGTCCGAGTCCACGGTCAAGACGCATGTCGGCCGTGTCCTGGCCAAGATCGGAGCCCGCGACCGCATCCAGGCCGTGATCTTCGCCTACGACCACGGCCTCGCCCGGCCCACCGCGGACTGA
- a CDS encoding amidohydrolase family protein has translation MPDDRSFQAMNPPAEPRTEPPAESTRRRFIAATAAAGGAAMVGGLAGGQPALAAEAVSGSRASTAGAGSKGHRHAETKEKKMRIVAVEEAFSIPGAIRQEGAIRQRLEAPEAIKQEWFRRLDDLTDLRLADMDANGVDVQVLSYATPGLEVIEDPAEAVAVARRVNDHLAKAVAAHPKRFAGFAVLPLQDPKAAVVELRRAVKELGLKGVLYNDHVRGHYLDEPQFRPVWAELERLGVTLYLHPAVVPADNWRVFDGYPVLVGPSWGWTATTGAHALRLIYGGVFDEFPRASVMLGHMGELLPFQMARLDSRYGQVPPERRVQHLPSYYLRNNVYVTTSGVMSHAALLGAVHAVGVDRVLFSIDYPFESSAAAVEFLRSAPYAPADLASIAHGNAERVLGL, from the coding sequence ATGCCCGACGACCGTTCCTTCCAAGCCATGAATCCGCCCGCTGAGCCCCGTACCGAGCCTCCTGCCGAGTCCACCCGGCGAAGATTCATCGCCGCTACTGCCGCTGCCGGAGGAGCCGCCATGGTCGGCGGTCTGGCCGGGGGGCAACCCGCGCTCGCCGCCGAGGCGGTGTCCGGCAGTCGTGCCTCCACGGCGGGGGCCGGCTCAAAGGGACATCGGCATGCCGAAACAAAGGAGAAGAAGATGCGCATCGTGGCCGTGGAAGAGGCGTTCTCCATTCCTGGAGCCATCCGGCAGGAGGGAGCGATCCGTCAGCGCTTGGAGGCGCCAGAGGCGATCAAGCAGGAGTGGTTCCGTCGCCTGGACGATCTGACCGACCTGCGCCTGGCGGACATGGATGCCAACGGCGTCGATGTCCAGGTCCTCTCGTACGCCACGCCGGGCTTGGAAGTGATCGAGGACCCGGCGGAGGCGGTGGCCGTCGCGCGGCGGGTCAACGACCATCTTGCCAAGGCGGTCGCCGCACATCCGAAACGGTTCGCGGGCTTCGCGGTCCTTCCGCTGCAGGACCCCAAGGCCGCGGTCGTGGAGCTGCGCCGAGCGGTGAAGGAACTCGGGCTCAAAGGCGTGCTGTACAACGACCATGTGCGGGGGCACTACCTGGACGAGCCGCAGTTCAGGCCGGTATGGGCTGAACTGGAGCGCCTCGGTGTGACGCTGTATCTGCATCCGGCCGTTGTCCCGGCCGACAACTGGCGCGTCTTCGACGGGTACCCCGTGCTGGTCGGGCCGTCGTGGGGGTGGACCGCGACGACGGGTGCCCATGCGCTCCGGTTGATCTACGGCGGTGTGTTCGACGAGTTCCCGCGCGCGTCGGTGATGTTGGGCCACATGGGCGAGCTGCTGCCGTTCCAGATGGCCAGGCTCGACAGCCGCTACGGCCAGGTGCCCCCCGAGCGCAGGGTGCAACACCTGCCCTCGTACTACCTGCGGAACAACGTGTACGTCACCACCAGCGGAGTCATGTCGCACGCCGCGCTGCTGGGAGCCGTCCATGCCGTGGGTGTCGACCGGGTCCTGTTCTCCATCGACTACCCGTTCGAGTCCAGTGCTGCGGCGGTGGAATTCCTGCGCTCCGCACCGTACGCGCCGGCCGACCTCGCGAGCATCGCGCACGGCAACGCCGAGCGCGTTCTGGGACTGTGA
- a CDS encoding TetR/AcrR family transcriptional regulator, protein MPRNRQQIPREERTGDLLAAATELFLAKGYDKTTMADISAAAGVARGNVYWYFDSKDHIFAAVINRMLSREIRILNEEQAGADPLSRLVRGLSDMRYSRPLHQAMHDRLPHSEAVREAHNTFLNWIVGLVDEFMAERGLDDSSGIDAELVRDVAVAVFEGAHVPNDWNRPAHEMIRFLLESVVARSAAAKGRKR, encoded by the coding sequence ATGCCGCGCAACCGCCAGCAGATCCCGCGGGAGGAGCGCACGGGTGATCTGCTAGCCGCGGCCACCGAGCTCTTTCTGGCGAAGGGCTACGACAAGACGACGATGGCGGACATCAGTGCCGCCGCAGGCGTGGCCCGGGGCAACGTCTATTGGTACTTCGACTCGAAGGACCACATCTTCGCCGCCGTCATCAACCGCATGCTCAGTCGCGAGATCCGCATCCTGAACGAGGAGCAGGCCGGTGCCGACCCACTGAGCCGCCTGGTGCGCGGGCTGTCCGACATGCGCTACTCCCGGCCGCTGCACCAGGCCATGCACGACCGGCTTCCCCATTCGGAGGCAGTTCGCGAGGCCCACAACACCTTCCTGAACTGGATCGTCGGACTGGTCGACGAGTTCATGGCCGAGCGCGGCCTCGACGACTCCTCCGGTATCGATGCAGAGCTCGTCCGCGATGTCGCGGTCGCCGTCTTCGAAGGGGCGCACGTGCCCAACGACTGGAACAGACCGGCCCACGAGATGATCCGGTTCCTGTTGGAGTCCGTCGTGGCCAGGAGTGCGGCGGCCAAGGGGCGCAAGCGCTGA